Proteins found in one Candidatus Bathyarchaeia archaeon genomic segment:
- a CDS encoding glycosyltransferase family 4 protein, protein MKSAKICVVTHLFLPHVGGIERVVYEQNKRLLQMGFKPAILTSNITGRKNYVFDGIEVYCYPVLKIGLEQGIPYIIPKPDSYRTFLKRIRDSDLVHVHGHPYPSSYLAVKLAKKYSKPIVLTQHNTFIKYGGFWDFAEKLNDLLIGRSVLQDSDKILVVSKATLNYILNLGADPRKTEVLYNGVDINRFKPSASKKDVKQFLGLSKDSFIVLTVRRLVYKNGIDLLLESARIAVEKNPKLLFLVAGGGPDFERISLKIREFKLEKNFKLLGFVSDELLPLYYNASDVFVLPSKSGEGMPLVLLEAMACGLPIIATNVGGVPEIVNKNCGKIVPSDDATALAEAVLEFSYSDASSIIGEIRKIVEQRYSWEENVERLIEIYEEFI, encoded by the coding sequence ATGAAATCTGCAAAAATATGTGTTGTGACCCACCTTTTTTTGCCCCACGTGGGCGGAATAGAGAGAGTTGTCTATGAACAGAATAAACGTCTACTGCAAATGGGCTTCAAACCCGCTATTCTCACAAGTAATATAACTGGAAGGAAAAACTACGTTTTTGACGGGATAGAAGTTTATTGCTATCCAGTTTTAAAAATTGGTTTGGAACAAGGAATACCTTACATCATTCCTAAACCAGATAGTTATAGAACTTTTTTAAAACGCATTAGAGACAGCGACCTAGTGCATGTGCATGGACACCCCTACCCTTCATCTTACCTTGCCGTAAAACTAGCGAAAAAATACTCAAAACCTATAGTGCTTACGCAGCATAACACCTTTATAAAGTATGGAGGTTTCTGGGATTTCGCTGAAAAACTAAACGACCTCTTAATTGGTAGAAGTGTTTTGCAAGACTCCGACAAAATATTAGTTGTCAGCAAAGCCACACTAAACTATATTCTAAACTTGGGTGCAGACCCACGTAAAACCGAGGTTCTCTACAACGGAGTGGACATAAACCGTTTCAAGCCGTCGGCATCTAAAAAAGACGTTAAACAGTTTTTGGGCCTCTCAAAGGACTCTTTCATTGTTTTAACCGTTAGACGCCTAGTATATAAGAATGGGATAGACCTCCTGCTGGAAAGCGCAAGGATCGCGGTGGAAAAAAATCCAAAGCTACTCTTTTTGGTGGCAGGAGGAGGCCCCGATTTCGAACGAATCAGCTTGAAGATAAGGGAGTTTAAACTTGAAAAAAACTTTAAACTGTTGGGGTTTGTTTCAGATGAACTCCTTCCCCTTTATTACAATGCTTCAGATGTATTTGTTTTGCCCTCAAAGTCTGGAGAAGGTATGCCATTAGTCTTACTTGAAGCCATGGCTTGCGGTCTTCCAATCATAGCGACCAACGTCGGAGGCGTACCCGAAATTGTTAACAAAAATTGCGGGAAAATAGTGCCGTCGGATGACGCGACAGCCCTTGCTGAGGCGGTGTTGGAGTTTTCTTACAGCGACGCATCCAGCATTATTGGAGAAATTAGAAAAATTGTGGAGCAGAGATATAGTTGGGAAGAAAATGTGGAAAGGCTTATCGAGATCTACGAAGAGTTTATCTAG
- the cobS gene encoding adenosylcobinamide-GDP ribazoletransferase, producing the protein MIKKIKNLIAFLTIFPVGMTEDCLIDASNLMYLFPAVGALIGFISGLFALALTHVLPNLLVGVAACGFILLLTGLHHMDGLLDFGDGLMYQGPPDKKIEIMHDKQTGTGGFMLGLITVLATALCISHLGQPIILQSLTASETLAKLSMVVLAGFGRSAHKGMNTYFVNAMHGSRRRLRLGAALAISLVTAFLALKTAGLITFGVNLIAALIILWVSNSHFKGVTGDVMGASNELTRMTSLLSILALASTGYI; encoded by the coding sequence ATGATTAAAAAGATTAAAAACCTAATAGCGTTCTTGACAATTTTCCCAGTAGGCATGACAGAAGACTGTCTCATTGATGCTTCAAATCTCATGTATCTTTTCCCGGCTGTCGGAGCCCTAATCGGCTTCATATCCGGACTGTTTGCTTTGGCTTTAACTCATGTTCTTCCAAATTTGTTAGTTGGAGTAGCGGCATGCGGCTTCATTCTTCTACTGACGGGACTTCACCATATGGATGGACTGCTTGATTTCGGAGACGGCCTAATGTATCAAGGTCCACCGGATAAGAAAATTGAAATAATGCATGATAAACAAACGGGAACCGGTGGCTTCATGCTGGGCTTAATAACGGTTCTGGCAACCGCATTATGCATTTCCCATCTAGGACAACCTATTATCCTCCAAAGTTTAACAGCCTCGGAGACCTTAGCCAAACTCTCCATGGTTGTTCTGGCAGGGTTTGGCAGATCTGCCCACAAAGGGATGAACACATACTTTGTTAATGCCATGCATGGCAGCCGCAGGAGACTCCGGCTGGGAGCCGCTTTGGCCATTTCGCTTGTAACAGCCTTTCTAGCCCTCAAAACAGCTGGCTTAATCACCTTTGGCGTAAACCTCATCGCAGCGCTTATTATACTCTGGGTTTCAAACAGCCATTTTAAAGGCGTTACAGGAGATGTTATGGGAGCCTCAAACGAGTTGACTCGCATGACATCTTTACTTTCCATTTTGGCACTAGCTTCAACGGGCTACATTTGA
- a CDS encoding TIGR00303 family protein: MNDIIFAYNMEKGKVFLKQLTGKNTLFICVVGVTETAKISGISAAGKNPELTDYTPPADVELLLFGRCKCISGVPVTPEGIPTPALITRAALKLADIPVLVVNGGLKVKPQTPFIELGGSPGGDIRTGKAVEAAKEVMERAIVVGQNLAKTVDYLVVGESVPGGTTTALGVLLAMGVNAEGKVSSSMPNNPHKLKIETVKAGLEASGIKFGALATNPLKAISCVGDPVMPAFAGLVMGAADEVPVLMAGGTQMSAMLAIIKALKPDILDNLAIGTTRWIISDRNADLVGLVKQIADIPILAVNLNFSSSKFEGLKAYETGAVKEGVGAGGACIAAIMKSKGEISAEKIFREIEKAYSQLIHGEPQ; this comes from the coding sequence TTGAATGATATAATTTTTGCCTACAATATGGAGAAGGGAAAAGTTTTCCTTAAACAATTGACGGGGAAAAACACCTTATTTATATGCGTAGTCGGAGTGACAGAGACCGCAAAAATTTCAGGAATATCTGCTGCAGGGAAAAATCCGGAGTTAACAGACTACACGCCTCCAGCAGATGTTGAACTTCTGCTTTTCGGGAGGTGTAAATGCATATCCGGCGTTCCTGTAACCCCTGAGGGTATACCTACACCCGCTCTAATTACAAGGGCAGCGCTTAAACTTGCTGACATACCAGTCCTTGTTGTGAACGGAGGGTTAAAAGTTAAGCCTCAAACGCCATTTATAGAGCTCGGCGGCAGCCCCGGTGGAGATATAAGGACCGGGAAAGCTGTAGAAGCCGCCAAGGAAGTTATGGAGAGAGCGATTGTCGTAGGACAGAATTTGGCTAAGACGGTTGATTATCTCGTCGTCGGTGAGAGTGTTCCGGGGGGGACAACAACCGCCCTTGGCGTTTTGTTAGCCATGGGTGTAAACGCGGAAGGAAAAGTTAGTAGCAGCATGCCAAACAACCCCCATAAGCTTAAAATCGAAACAGTTAAGGCGGGTTTGGAGGCTTCCGGCATAAAATTTGGAGCCTTAGCCACGAATCCATTGAAGGCTATTTCATGTGTCGGAGACCCAGTAATGCCAGCATTTGCAGGATTGGTGATGGGCGCAGCTGATGAAGTCCCAGTCTTGATGGCTGGCGGCACTCAAATGAGCGCCATGCTTGCCATTATCAAAGCATTAAAACCCGATATTCTTGATAATTTAGCAATAGGAACCACAAGATGGATTATTTCAGACAGAAACGCAGACCTTGTTGGTTTGGTCAAACAGATTGCTGACATACCAATATTAGCTGTAAACCTAAACTTCAGCTCCTCAAAATTTGAAGGTTTAAAAGCCTACGAAACTGGAGCCGTTAAAGAGGGCGTAGGCGCAGGAGGTGCATGCATAGCTGCAATCATGAAGTCGAAGGGCGAAATTTCAGCTGAGAAGATTTTTAGGGAGATAGAGAAAGCATATAGCCAGCTTATACACGGTGAACCTCAATGA
- a CDS encoding ABC transporter ATP-binding protein — MVVLKVCGVDCYYGSVKVLEAVSFSVNSGELVGLLGPNGSGKTTLLRAISRTLKPKVGTVLLNEADIFNMKSSDVAKNLAVVPQSSSLEFDFTALDLVLMGRHPHMRRFEREDQTDLEIAKEAMMLTNTWHLAEKPINELSGGERQLVMIARALAQKPKVLLLDEPTSHLDISNQIGIMDLLKKICAEKGIATLAVFHDFNLAARYCDLAILLHKGKIFAIGKVDEILTEENIRKVFNVEVMVRKHSITNSIYIVPISQLQEMKPSKNLKIHVICGGGTGAPLIKLLYRNGYYITAGVLNLLDSDYEECLMLGIPTVSEAPFSPITDENHERNLGMIDQADIVILSNVCFGNGNLKNLDAALYAVKKGKKVIVVDETPIQQRDFTKGKAEELYVKLKNGDAITVKNCFEAASVLKILENEKRA; from the coding sequence ATGGTTGTTTTAAAGGTGTGCGGTGTAGATTGTTATTACGGTTCTGTAAAGGTTTTGGAGGCTGTCAGCTTTTCTGTTAACTCCGGAGAGCTTGTAGGGTTACTAGGCCCTAACGGCTCCGGAAAAACAACACTTTTGAGAGCTATAAGCCGAACTTTAAAGCCGAAGGTTGGAACCGTACTATTAAATGAAGCGGATATTTTCAACATGAAAAGCTCCGATGTGGCTAAAAACTTGGCAGTCGTCCCCCAAAGCTCAAGTTTAGAATTTGATTTCACAGCCTTAGATCTTGTTTTAATGGGAAGACATCCTCACATGCGCAGATTTGAAAGAGAAGACCAAACCGATTTGGAAATCGCTAAAGAAGCCATGATGCTTACTAATACATGGCATTTAGCTGAAAAACCCATAAACGAATTAAGCGGCGGGGAAAGGCAACTCGTTATGATAGCCAGAGCTCTAGCACAGAAACCTAAAGTGCTGCTTCTCGACGAACCAACCTCTCACCTAGACATAAGCAACCAGATTGGAATAATGGACTTACTAAAGAAAATATGCGCTGAAAAGGGGATAGCAACGCTAGCAGTATTCCACGACTTCAACTTAGCCGCCAGATACTGCGACTTGGCTATCTTGCTTCACAAAGGCAAAATTTTCGCTATTGGGAAGGTCGACGAAATTTTAACAGAAGAGAACATACGAAAAGTCTTCAACGTAGAAGTAATGGTGAGAAAACATTCGATAACAAACTCTATTTACATAGTTCCCATCTCTCAACTACAAGAAATGAAGCCGTCAAAAAACCTTAAAATCCATGTAATATGCGGCGGTGGAACAGGTGCTCCATTAATTAAACTCCTATATAGAAACGGCTATTACATTACAGCAGGAGTTCTAAACCTTTTAGACAGCGACTATGAAGAGTGCTTAATGCTCGGAATTCCAACAGTAAGCGAGGCTCCATTCTCACCAATTACAGACGAAAACCATGAAAGAAACCTAGGCATGATAGACCAAGCGGACATAGTAATATTGAGCAACGTATGCTTCGGAAACGGCAACCTAAAAAACCTAGACGCAGCACTTTATGCTGTTAAAAAAGGTAAAAAAGTCATAGTGGTGGATGAAACACCCATCCAGCAAAGGGATTTCACAAAGGGAAAAGCAGAAGAACTTTATGTAAAATTAAAAAATGGCGATGCAATAACCGTGAAAAACTGTTTTGAGGCTGCATCAGTGTTAAAGATTTTAGAAAATGAGAAACGAGCCTAA
- a CDS encoding iron chelate uptake ABC transporter family permease subunit → MNSSSVEINYLKRFAKWSLILVSLSAILLFSMSVATAIGPMAIPFDRALKIILHEIPLLDNFIPVQWERIEESVIVQLRLPRVLSAVVVGVALSIAGVAFQCLFRNPMADPYVLGVASGAGFGAALAMVLRLGFSLFGAVYAIPFMASLGAVSTVFLVYGIAKTGTELPVLRLLLAGIAVSSFFSALISVMMALAGEDLHAVYMWLLGGFSLSKWEYIYIAAPTVIIGFIILYAFARDFNIILLGEEQAKQLGVEVEKVKKTVLIVSSIITAVAVSISGIIGFIGLIVPHIMRILVGPDHRILLPSSALTGASILVLCDTVARNIIRPLTLPTGIITTMLGCPFFIYLLKKTGKIRI, encoded by the coding sequence ATGAATAGTTCAAGTGTGGAAATAAACTATCTGAAAAGGTTCGCTAAGTGGTCGCTCATCCTAGTTTCTTTATCCGCAATTCTACTTTTTTCTATGAGCGTCGCAACGGCTATAGGTCCTATGGCTATACCTTTTGATAGAGCCTTAAAAATAATTTTGCATGAAATCCCGCTGTTAGACAACTTTATACCTGTCCAGTGGGAGCGCATAGAGGAATCCGTTATAGTGCAGTTAAGGCTTCCGAGAGTTCTTTCGGCAGTGGTTGTTGGTGTGGCGTTGTCAATAGCGGGTGTGGCTTTCCAATGCCTATTTAGAAACCCTATGGCAGACCCATATGTGCTCGGTGTAGCCTCCGGAGCTGGTTTTGGAGCGGCTTTAGCCATGGTTCTAAGACTTGGCTTCAGCCTTTTCGGAGCAGTTTACGCAATCCCGTTTATGGCTTCTCTAGGCGCAGTATCCACAGTTTTCTTAGTTTACGGCATAGCCAAAACCGGAACCGAGTTGCCTGTTCTTAGGCTTTTGCTTGCAGGTATAGCTGTAAGCAGCTTTTTCTCAGCCTTAATCTCGGTAATGATGGCTCTTGCCGGAGAAGACTTGCACGCAGTTTACATGTGGCTCCTCGGAGGCTTCTCGCTAAGCAAATGGGAATACATATACATAGCCGCCCCCACTGTTATTATTGGCTTCATAATTCTATACGCGTTTGCCAGAGATTTCAATATAATATTGTTAGGCGAGGAGCAAGCAAAACAGCTGGGAGTCGAAGTTGAAAAAGTCAAAAAAACAGTTCTAATAGTTTCCTCTATAATCACGGCTGTTGCAGTTTCAATCAGCGGAATAATAGGCTTTATAGGCTTAATCGTTCCCCACATAATGCGAATTTTAGTGGGGCCAGATCATAGAATACTTTTACCATCTTCAGCTTTAACCGGAGCCTCCATCTTAGTGCTTTGCGATACTGTGGCAAGAAACATAATTAGGCCCTTGACTCTTCCAACGGGGATAATCACCACAATGCTGGGCTGTCCGTTCTTCATCTATCTGCTTAAGAAAACTGGAAAAATTAGGATTTAG
- a CDS encoding cobalamin-binding protein codes for MKPFNIKATNAIKKLSVLKITIMLIGLFAFEVKRVDAGFPVTVIDDFGRTISIPKAPTRIVCISPGVTEMVYALDLGERVVGVDIYSDYPSEAIHKQRISNIYNPDPEEVAALSPDLIIMYSFFGPGDPNVENLERLGIPLIVTCPGTFNDIFRDIMLIGNATGKSSEAEALTGILRERVKRVNDLTSNATYKPKVYFEFWYPPINTAGPGSWPHHLIEIAGGVNIFGNASTKWVSPTDEEVINLNPDIIINVRGMPGYYETLETMKKRGSGWEEISAIKNGKVYSLDESLIARPGPRLVDGLEIIASILHPELFNVSNMLTLDLNTTELRFSTQTLTLQALIKADIEVLKAAGNGSLIAAALLDGPEVPKNLKFVGNYLKIECSIPEGLIFILKIYYHKSELKTLGVDENSLKIYYWNEEKHKWFPLESVINKDEGYVKAVVDHLTYFALMGEPQPDVWHTPIPLWITLVVVLILLLTCVTAYMISRKR; via the coding sequence ATGAAACCATTCAACATTAAAGCAACAAATGCCATAAAAAAGCTAAGTGTTTTGAAAATCACAATTATGCTCATTGGGCTGTTTGCGTTTGAAGTTAAACGTGTTGACGCCGGTTTTCCCGTCACGGTGATAGACGATTTCGGTAGGACAATTAGCATACCAAAAGCCCCTACAAGGATAGTTTGCATATCGCCGGGTGTTACAGAAATGGTCTATGCTCTAGACTTAGGCGAAAGGGTTGTTGGTGTTGACATATATTCCGACTACCCGTCAGAAGCCATCCATAAGCAAAGGATAAGCAACATCTACAACCCAGACCCGGAAGAGGTTGCGGCTTTAAGTCCCGATTTAATAATTATGTATTCATTCTTTGGTCCAGGAGACCCAAATGTAGAAAATCTTGAAAGGCTCGGGATTCCACTTATAGTAACTTGTCCAGGAACGTTCAATGATATATTTAGAGACATAATGCTAATAGGTAATGCCACTGGCAAATCATCTGAAGCCGAAGCTCTAACTGGAATTCTTAGAGAAAGAGTAAAACGCGTAAATGATTTGACGTCCAACGCAACTTATAAGCCTAAAGTCTATTTTGAATTTTGGTATCCGCCAATCAATACCGCGGGGCCAGGGTCATGGCCACATCATCTTATCGAGATTGCGGGTGGAGTAAACATCTTTGGCAATGCTTCAACAAAATGGGTGAGTCCAACAGATGAAGAAGTCATAAATCTAAATCCTGACATTATAATAAATGTCCGAGGCATGCCGGGCTATTATGAAACACTAGAAACTATGAAAAAGAGGGGATCCGGATGGGAAGAAATTTCAGCAATAAAAAATGGCAAGGTGTATTCACTTGACGAGTCGTTAATTGCAAGGCCTGGGCCAAGATTGGTTGATGGCTTAGAGATCATAGCTAGCATTTTACATCCGGAACTATTTAATGTGTCAAACATGCTGACTCTAGACTTAAACACAACGGAGTTGAGGTTTTCAACTCAAACGTTAACTTTACAAGCCTTAATCAAGGCAGACATTGAAGTGCTAAAAGCGGCGGGTAACGGCAGTTTAATTGCTGCAGCATTATTGGACGGCCCGGAAGTTCCTAAAAATCTGAAATTTGTAGGAAATTATTTAAAAATTGAATGTAGCATTCCTGAAGGACTGATATTTATTCTAAAAATATACTATCACAAAAGTGAGCTAAAGACTCTTGGAGTTGATGAGAACTCGCTGAAAATCTACTACTGGAACGAGGAAAAGCATAAGTGGTTCCCGCTGGAAAGCGTTATAAATAAGGATGAAGGTTACGTTAAGGCTGTAGTCGATCATTTAACCTATTTTGCTTTAATGGGTGAGCCTCAGCCAGATGTATGGCATACTCCTATTCCCCTGTGGATAACTTTAGTAGTGGTATTAATTTTATTACTCACCTGTGTTACGGCTTACATGATTTCAAGAAAGCGTTGA
- a CDS encoding cobalamin-binding protein, producing MHKVILTCLSMVLVIIVEALGLSVIGRASASFPVTLTDDIGRTVTITNPPQRIVCINPSTTEIAYALGLGDKVVGVDIYSDYPPEAVSKQRISDIYTPNPEEVAALNPDLVLMYSFFGPGDPYVSAIAALEGVNVIAIKPRSLNDIVNDIRLVGKATGKIEEAETLALQLNSTINQIKDKTSDVTDKPKVYMEFWYPPPWTFGPNTWGDEIINVTGGINIFGDAITDYVETTDEEVIARNPDIIISLYGAQHIHFATLEEIKKRPGWASINAVQNGKVYLLDENLIVRPGPRIVLGLEAVARFLHPELFGELNILALNTTILKASTQTLNLTGLVKADIIIFKAAGNGTLMAAATTDGPSPPSGLKLVGSYVKIECSTPESLVFVLKIYYSESELASLGIDENTLKIYYWSQEDERWLPLISSVNKDANYVEAFVPRLSDFALMGEGPPPIWRLSVELWLVVTTAMVIALVTMSLTYLVSKRRLRR from the coding sequence ATGCACAAAGTAATTCTAACATGCCTGTCTATGGTTTTGGTCATAATCGTTGAAGCATTAGGATTAAGTGTTATTGGTAGGGCTAGCGCATCATTTCCAGTGACACTCACCGACGACATCGGCAGAACAGTAACCATCACGAACCCTCCGCAGAGAATAGTATGTATAAACCCGTCTACAACCGAGATTGCCTACGCCCTAGGCCTAGGTGATAAAGTTGTTGGAGTTGACATATACTCTGATTACCCGCCTGAGGCTGTTTCAAAGCAGCGGATAAGCGACATTTATACACCTAACCCAGAAGAAGTTGCAGCCTTAAACCCCGACCTTGTGCTTATGTACTCATTTTTTGGCCCAGGAGATCCCTATGTGAGTGCGATTGCAGCTTTAGAGGGTGTCAATGTTATTGCTATAAAACCGAGAAGTCTAAACGACATAGTAAATGATATAAGGCTTGTAGGTAAAGCCACAGGCAAAATTGAAGAGGCAGAAACACTGGCCTTACAGCTTAATAGCACAATAAACCAGATAAAGGATAAGACAAGCGACGTCACTGACAAGCCGAAAGTTTACATGGAGTTTTGGTACCCACCACCCTGGACTTTTGGTCCAAACACCTGGGGCGACGAAATAATAAATGTTACTGGAGGAATCAACATTTTCGGAGACGCCATAACGGACTATGTCGAAACAACCGATGAAGAAGTTATAGCGAGGAATCCAGACATTATAATAAGCCTTTACGGTGCGCAGCACATACACTTTGCAACACTAGAGGAGATTAAGAAACGCCCTGGGTGGGCGTCAATAAATGCTGTGCAAAATGGAAAGGTTTACCTGCTTGATGAAAACCTTATTGTCAGGCCAGGACCTAGAATAGTTTTGGGTCTTGAGGCAGTAGCTAGATTTTTACATCCTGAGCTGTTTGGCGAGTTAAACATATTAGCCTTAAACACGACCATTCTGAAGGCATCCACACAAACACTAAACCTTACAGGTCTCGTTAAAGCGGACATAATTATTTTCAAGGCGGCTGGCAATGGGACATTGATGGCAGCGGCTACCACGGATGGGCCATCTCCTCCAAGTGGTCTTAAGCTTGTTGGAAGCTATGTTAAAATCGAGTGCAGCACACCTGAAAGTTTGGTGTTTGTTTTAAAAATTTACTATAGTGAAAGCGAATTAGCCAGCCTTGGAATCGACGAGAACACGTTGAAAATCTATTACTGGAGCCAAGAAGACGAAAGGTGGCTTCCCTTAATTAGCTCGGTGAATAAGGATGCAAATTACGTTGAAGCTTTTGTTCCACGTCTGTCAGACTTTGCCCTCATGGGCGAAGGCCCACCGCCTATATGGCGATTGTCTGTTGAACTTTGGCTTGTAGTTACCACCGCAATGGTTATAGCATTGGTCACTATGAGCTTGACCTATTTAGTCAGCAAAAGACGATTAAGGAGATAA
- a CDS encoding radical SAM protein, with amino-acid sequence MVLSRKVPFLTCEVTPRQKVKINLSGCNFNCRGCFAVAKKECGRNFTVDKLLELLVKSCHRVYGGLVDDVQMTGGEPLKNPKYLFALIQGLKTLGVSKVGISTNGYMLSEDVIERLKALDVNYIKLDLKAYSKGVHKWYTGKSNTRVLKAVKLLHKYGLNFYVRTIVIPNIVDAAEVEKIAKFLSSVDINILYRLYEFAPEQLENKISRKPAEEEMVKAYVAARKHLKNVEFFIYKPSKPSAYKTAYDPNYRVVEIRADELLETFMKIDKIAKSVDPEWNIQFFTMNQILKGAA; translated from the coding sequence GTGGTTTTATCTAGGAAAGTCCCGTTTTTAACTTGCGAAGTAACCCCTAGGCAAAAAGTGAAAATCAACTTGTCGGGTTGCAACTTTAACTGCAGGGGCTGTTTCGCCGTCGCCAAAAAAGAGTGTGGAAGAAACTTCACAGTTGATAAACTTTTAGAACTACTGGTTAAATCTTGTCATAGGGTTTATGGTGGGCTTGTCGATGACGTGCAGATGACTGGCGGTGAACCGTTAAAAAATCCTAAGTATTTGTTCGCCCTCATTCAGGGGCTGAAAACCCTCGGTGTTAGCAAAGTTGGCATATCAACTAATGGATATATGCTCAGTGAGGATGTTATAGAAAGGCTCAAGGCTCTTGATGTGAATTATATTAAGTTGGATTTGAAAGCTTATAGTAAAGGCGTTCATAAATGGTATACCGGTAAAAGCAACACAAGAGTTTTGAAGGCAGTAAAGCTACTGCACAAGTATGGCCTAAACTTTTACGTACGAACAATAGTTATTCCAAACATAGTTGACGCTGCTGAAGTGGAGAAAATTGCAAAATTCTTAAGCTCCGTAGACATAAACATACTTTATAGGCTATACGAATTTGCTCCAGAACAGTTGGAAAATAAGATTTCTAGAAAACCCGCAGAAGAAGAAATGGTGAAAGCATACGTTGCGGCGAGAAAGCATTTAAAGAATGTTGAATTTTTCATTTATAAGCCCTCGAAACCATCCGCTTATAAAACTGCTTATGACCCAAACTATAGGGTTGTAGAAATTCGAGCCGATGAACTCTTAGAAACTTTTATGAAAATCGATAAAATAGC